A genomic segment from Truepera sp. encodes:
- a CDS encoding aspartate aminotransferase family protein translates to MSHKELQARRQAAVTRAAQSVHPIYPVRGEGSYVWDADGKKYLDFSAGIAVMNLGHSHPKVLAAVKRSVDEFQHLCFAVGMHPSYIELAERLNAIAPGPTPKKTFLVNSGAEAVENTVKIARAYTKRAGIVAFTHAFHGRTYMAMSLTNKANPYKTGFVMRAAEVYRAEYPYHFRNPWGAKTPEETGEAALKALKNQVKYTIGESEVAAFLIEPEAGEGGFIPAPRNFLAGLRKYADEIGALWIDDEVQTGIGRTGKTWAVDHYGLEPDLIASAKGLGSGFPIAAVVGKAHIMDSLNPGMLGTTFGGNPTSCAAALATLDVMAQENIPEKAARLGEVARARLDALKERYAAIGEVRGLGIMLGIEFVGEDGITPDPKTVDALLVEARNQGLILLSTGTYGNVIRLLPPLTMTEDELLAGLEIVEDALAKVLQDKAVVA, encoded by the coding sequence ATGAGCCACAAGGAACTACAAGCACGCCGCCAGGCCGCCGTCACGCGCGCCGCTCAGAGCGTGCACCCCATCTACCCGGTTCGTGGCGAGGGCAGCTACGTCTGGGACGCCGACGGCAAGAAGTACCTGGACTTCTCGGCCGGCATCGCGGTCATGAACCTCGGCCACTCGCACCCCAAGGTGCTGGCGGCCGTCAAGCGCTCGGTCGACGAGTTCCAGCACCTCTGCTTCGCCGTGGGCATGCACCCCTCCTACATCGAGCTGGCCGAGCGGCTCAACGCCATCGCTCCGGGCCCCACCCCGAAGAAGACCTTCCTGGTGAACTCAGGCGCCGAAGCGGTCGAGAACACCGTCAAGATCGCCCGCGCCTACACCAAGCGGGCCGGCATCGTCGCGTTCACGCACGCGTTCCACGGCCGCACCTACATGGCCATGTCGCTCACGAACAAGGCCAACCCGTACAAGACGGGCTTCGTGATGCGCGCCGCCGAGGTCTACCGCGCCGAGTACCCGTATCACTTCCGCAACCCCTGGGGCGCCAAGACCCCGGAGGAGACCGGCGAGGCTGCCCTCAAGGCGCTCAAGAACCAGGTCAAGTACACCATCGGCGAGAGCGAGGTGGCCGCGTTCCTGATCGAACCCGAGGCGGGCGAGGGCGGCTTCATCCCTGCCCCGCGCAACTTCCTGGCAGGGCTTCGCAAGTACGCCGACGAGATCGGCGCGCTCTGGATCGACGACGAGGTGCAGACGGGCATCGGCCGTACCGGCAAGACGTGGGCGGTGGATCACTACGGGCTCGAGCCCGACCTCATCGCCTCCGCCAAGGGCCTGGGCTCCGGCTTCCCGATCGCCGCGGTCGTCGGCAAGGCGCACATCATGGACTCGCTGAACCCGGGAATGCTCGGCACCACCTTCGGGGGCAACCCCACCAGTTGCGCCGCGGCCCTGGCGACCTTGGACGTCATGGCGCAAGAGAACATCCCGGAGAAGGCGGCGCGCCTCGGCGAGGTCGCCCGAGCGCGCCTCGACGCCCTGAAGGAGCGCTACGCCGCCATCGGCGAGGTGCGCGGACTCGGCATCATGCTCGGCATCGAGTTCGTGGGTGAGGACGGCATCACTCCCGACCCCAAGACGGTGGATGCGCTTCTCGTAGAGGCGCGGAACCAGGGGCTCATCCTCCTCTCGACGGGCACCTACGGCAACGTCATCCGCCTGCTGCCACCCCTCACCATGACCGAGGACGAACTCCTCGCCGGCCTCGAGATCGTCGAGGACGCCCTCGCGAAGGTCCTTCAGGACAAGGCCGTCGTCGCCTGA
- a CDS encoding class I SAM-dependent methyltransferase, producing the protein MKPGVDDMSPPHAFAVTAATGATETAAKEWARRLGAPLSLGAAGKGHGGLVLEVGPAGLALLAPGGARVVAAVAELLAPTRPGRDLLARAALSRTPGGAPSVVDATAGLGADGFHLASLGHPVVMLEREPLLGALLEDAIARAMAGQFGRAAADSARRVTLHVTDARDYLAAGEPAGIVYLDPMFPEASKAALPNKGMATLRAHLEHGTGAAAGEEAELLEAARAFARRRVVVKRPLRAGALGGQEPSGSLRGRTVRYDLYAPAPG; encoded by the coding sequence GTGAAGCCGGGGGTTGACGACATGTCCCCGCCCCACGCGTTCGCGGTGACTGCAGCGACCGGGGCGACGGAGACGGCGGCGAAGGAGTGGGCAAGGCGCCTGGGCGCCCCGCTAAGCCTTGGAGCGGCCGGCAAGGGCCACGGGGGACTCGTTCTCGAGGTGGGGCCAGCGGGCCTGGCGCTGCTGGCACCCGGCGGCGCGCGCGTGGTGGCTGCCGTCGCCGAGTTGCTGGCCCCGACCCGGCCCGGCCGGGACCTGCTGGCGCGCGCGGCCCTGAGCCGGACGCCCGGCGGCGCACCCAGCGTGGTGGACGCAACGGCGGGCTTGGGCGCCGACGGCTTCCATTTGGCCTCCCTGGGCCACCCCGTGGTCATGCTCGAACGCGAGCCGCTGCTCGGCGCCCTGCTCGAGGACGCCATCGCGAGGGCCATGGCGGGGCAGTTCGGGCGCGCCGCGGCAGACTCTGCGAGGCGCGTCACCCTCCACGTGACCGACGCGCGTGATTACCTCGCCGCCGGGGAGCCCGCCGGGATCGTCTACTTGGACCCCATGTTCCCCGAGGCCTCCAAGGCTGCGCTGCCTAACAAGGGGATGGCCACGTTGCGAGCCCACTTGGAGCACGGAACCGGCGCCGCGGCGGGGGAGGAAGCGGAACTCCTCGAGGCCGCCCGCGCGTTCGCGCGTCGCCGCGTGGTGGTGAAGAGGCCTCTCAGGGCGGGCGCGTTGGGAGGGCAGGAGCCCAGCGGCAGCCTGCGCGGCCGCACCGTGCGCTACGACCTTTACGCCCCCGCGCCCGGGTAG
- a CDS encoding 3-hydroxyacyl-CoA dehydrogenase family protein gives MLDETEASGERTRAPRVAVIGGGTMGAGIASVLLVAGHRVSLYDTREEALGQARTRASKRAHEAVAAGRLLTTTDLEVAVTDADFVIEAVPEVLELKREIFGRLDRLAPAHAVLASNTSELSVTAIAGATGRPDKVVGMHWFNPPERMALVEVVRGVHTSDATLAAAHALAAACDKTTVTVKDRQGFVTTRALAALLLEGVRMLEEGVASAEDIDTAVKLGLNHPMGPLELSDYIGLDTMLLIADSMRGAIGERFLAPQTLRKLVEAGHLGRKSGRGFYDYSGRAASKGERLP, from the coding sequence ATGTTGGACGAGACCGAAGCGAGCGGCGAGCGCACGAGGGCGCCCCGCGTGGCGGTGATCGGCGGCGGGACCATGGGTGCCGGGATAGCCAGCGTGCTCCTGGTCGCCGGTCACCGCGTCAGCCTCTACGACACGCGCGAGGAGGCCCTGGGCCAGGCCCGGACGAGGGCGAGCAAGCGCGCTCACGAGGCCGTTGCCGCCGGGCGGCTGCTGACGACCACCGACCTCGAGGTTGCTGTCACCGACGCAGACTTCGTGATAGAGGCCGTGCCGGAGGTACTCGAACTCAAGCGCGAGATCTTCGGCAGGCTCGACAGGCTGGCTCCCGCCCACGCGGTGCTGGCGAGCAACACGAGCGAGCTGTCGGTGACGGCTATCGCGGGCGCCACCGGCCGCCCCGACAAGGTCGTGGGCATGCACTGGTTCAACCCGCCGGAACGCATGGCGTTGGTCGAGGTGGTGAGGGGCGTACACACGTCCGACGCCACGCTCGCCGCCGCTCACGCGCTGGCCGCGGCCTGCGACAAGACGACGGTCACGGTGAAGGACAGGCAGGGGTTCGTGACCACCCGCGCCCTGGCGGCGTTGCTCCTCGAGGGCGTGAGGATGCTGGAGGAAGGCGTGGCGTCGGCGGAGGACATCGACACGGCCGTGAAGCTCGGGCTCAATCACCCCATGGGCCCGCTGGAGCTGTCCGACTACATCGGGCTCGACACCATGCTCCTGATAGCCGATTCCATGCGGGGGGCGATAGGCGAGCGCTTCCTGGCGCCGCAGACGTTGCGCAAACTGGTCGAGGCGGGACACCTGGGCCGGAAGTCCGGTCGCGGCTTCTACGACTACTCGGGCAGAGCGGCGTCCAAGGGAGAGCGCCTCCCCTAG
- the upp gene encoding uracil phosphoribosyltransferase, translating into MRKDLAMAVTIVDHPLVLHKLSILRDKETSVREFRALCQELSMLMAYDAMRDLELEEATVETPVAVARVQRLAGKKLALIGILRAGLVMVDGILSLMPTARVGHIGLYRDPESLKPVQYYSKLPSDVGERDVFLLDPMLATGGSAAAAIQLLKEKGATRIRLLCIIAAPEGIKVIRTAHPDVDIIIAAQDERLNEHGYIVPGLGDAGDRLYGTR; encoded by the coding sequence TTGCGAAAGGACCTGGCGATGGCCGTCACGATAGTCGATCACCCGCTCGTGTTGCATAAGCTCTCGATCCTTAGGGACAAGGAGACGAGCGTACGCGAGTTCCGCGCCCTGTGCCAGGAACTCTCGATGCTGATGGCCTACGACGCCATGCGCGATCTCGAGCTCGAGGAGGCCACGGTCGAGACGCCGGTGGCCGTAGCGAGAGTGCAGCGGCTGGCCGGTAAGAAGCTGGCGCTCATCGGCATCCTCCGCGCCGGTTTGGTGATGGTCGACGGCATCTTGAGCCTCATGCCGACGGCCAGGGTGGGCCACATCGGGCTCTACCGGGACCCCGAGTCCCTCAAGCCGGTGCAGTACTACTCGAAGTTGCCGAGCGACGTCGGCGAGCGCGACGTGTTCTTGCTCGACCCCATGCTCGCGACCGGCGGTAGCGCGGCCGCTGCCATCCAGCTCCTCAAGGAGAAGGGCGCTACGCGCATCCGCCTCCTCTGCATCATCGCGGCTCCCGAGGGGATAAAGGTGATCCGGACGGCGCATCCGGACGTCGACATCATCATCGCCGCGCAGGACGAGCGGTTGAACGAGCACGGCTACATCGTTCCGGGGCTGGGCGACGCCGGCGACCGACTCTACGGCACCCGCTGA
- a CDS encoding MraY family glycosyltransferase: MRGTLLAFIPLASASFLVAFGAVLWLVPRVREFALRIGAVQAGGGAHGGGVRQHAGRLPNIGGIAILGGFLLAVLAGSLVAPQLINDYRVELLATALGGALMTLVGFIDDMWEVPPPLRLATQVVAAGILVVNGVRIGFVTDYFGSGSFLFIPETMSVLVTILWVVGFTNAFNFIDGLDGLSSGIAAISSMSLLAVALQFDDRGAAVLLLAALAGSALGFLRYNFGPALIIMGDSGAYLLGYVLAAVSVLGALKVTAAISVVAPILVLALPVLNITQVTVRRLRRGSSPALASNDHIHDIIRERSGSKRLTVILLWAATLALGVAGMLLSRTPPVLTLVTLVLTVGAIAAVSLLRLAEIRHAGSAA, translated from the coding sequence GTGCGCGGCACCCTCCTGGCTTTCATCCCTCTGGCCTCGGCCTCCTTCCTAGTCGCGTTCGGCGCCGTTCTCTGGCTCGTGCCGCGGGTGCGGGAGTTCGCGCTGCGGATCGGGGCGGTTCAGGCCGGCGGCGGCGCGCACGGGGGCGGAGTCCGGCAGCACGCCGGCCGCCTGCCGAACATCGGCGGCATCGCCATCCTGGGGGGGTTCCTCCTGGCCGTACTGGCGGGCAGCCTGGTGGCGCCGCAACTCATAAACGACTACCGGGTCGAGCTCCTCGCGACCGCGCTGGGCGGCGCGCTGATGACGCTCGTCGGTTTCATCGACGACATGTGGGAGGTGCCGCCTCCGCTCCGCCTGGCCACGCAGGTGGTGGCCGCAGGCATCCTCGTCGTGAACGGCGTGCGCATCGGCTTCGTCACCGACTACTTCGGCTCGGGCTCGTTCCTCTTCATCCCGGAGACCATGTCGGTGCTCGTGACGATCCTCTGGGTGGTCGGGTTCACCAACGCCTTCAACTTCATCGACGGCCTCGACGGCCTGTCGTCAGGGATCGCCGCCATCTCGAGCATGAGCCTCCTAGCCGTGGCGCTTCAGTTCGACGACCGCGGCGCCGCCGTGCTCCTGCTGGCCGCCCTTGCGGGTTCGGCGCTCGGCTTCCTGCGTTACAACTTCGGGCCCGCCCTGATCATCATGGGCGACTCCGGCGCCTACCTGCTCGGCTACGTCCTGGCGGCCGTGAGCGTGTTGGGAGCCCTGAAGGTGACCGCCGCCATCTCGGTGGTGGCGCCAATCTTGGTGCTCGCGCTGCCGGTCCTGAACATCACCCAGGTGACTGTCAGGCGCCTCAGGCGCGGGTCCTCGCCGGCGCTGGCGTCCAACGACCACATCCACGACATCATCCGTGAGCGCTCGGGCTCCAAGCGCCTCACGGTGATCCTCTTGTGGGCGGCAACGCTCGCCCTTGGCGTTGCCGGCATGTTGCTATCGCGGACGCCGCCCGTGCTGACGCTGGTCACGCTCGTGCTGACGGTGGGGGCCATCGCCGCCGTATCGCTA